One genomic segment of Trichococcus shcherbakoviae includes these proteins:
- the rpoN gene encoding RNA polymerase factor sigma-54 produces MAMQEFQLKQTQQQSIRMTQQMRQALHILQMPMSELSAYIEDKALGNPLMDIKKRASDTGAVAVSNVYTADNQTPWYERMESKNQSLYDFLHEQIYLNMKNTPLRQLVLFLIRYVTDDGYLDIKLEEVAEATAAQETEVLDALTLLQQLDPPGVGARDLQEFLMLQTERDEQSPPLAYYILENYFKELSAYRLESIRDVEEIDHDELIEIITYMSKLKTKLQWETTFEETVFVEPDIYVAIAEDNTLDVSFNQSGLPSVAFNEDYYSELLALADKDMKRYLEEKKKEISWIQQCVLQRTQNVIKITEAILQLQADYFLEKASSMKPMAMKNIAKITDLSISTVSRVVNDKYMATPKGIFELRFFFRSGFMKEDDGDQVAISSIVIETEIKEIIGREEKVKPVSDQMIADHFIAQGIDISRRTVAKYRMGLGIPSSSKRKRT; encoded by the coding sequence ATGGCAATGCAGGAATTTCAACTGAAACAAACGCAGCAACAATCGATCCGGATGACGCAACAGATGCGACAGGCATTGCACATTTTGCAGATGCCTATGTCGGAACTTTCCGCCTACATAGAGGACAAGGCATTGGGGAATCCGTTGATGGACATCAAAAAGCGTGCGTCGGACACGGGCGCGGTGGCCGTCTCTAATGTATACACAGCGGATAATCAGACGCCTTGGTATGAACGCATGGAAAGCAAAAATCAGTCGCTCTATGACTTTCTGCATGAACAGATCTATCTGAATATGAAAAACACGCCGCTCAGGCAGCTGGTCCTGTTCCTCATCCGCTACGTGACGGATGACGGCTATTTGGATATCAAGCTGGAAGAGGTTGCGGAGGCGACTGCGGCCCAAGAAACGGAAGTGTTGGATGCCTTGACGCTCCTGCAACAGTTGGATCCTCCCGGTGTCGGTGCCCGCGACCTGCAGGAGTTTCTGATGCTGCAGACCGAAAGGGACGAACAATCGCCCCCGCTGGCCTACTACATACTGGAAAATTATTTCAAGGAGCTGTCTGCCTATCGCTTAGAGTCGATTAGGGACGTCGAGGAGATCGACCATGACGAACTGATCGAAATCATAACCTACATGAGCAAGCTGAAGACGAAACTGCAGTGGGAGACCACATTCGAGGAAACGGTCTTCGTCGAACCGGACATCTATGTAGCCATAGCCGAGGACAACACACTAGACGTCTCGTTCAATCAAAGCGGCCTGCCATCGGTTGCGTTCAACGAAGACTATTACAGCGAATTGCTTGCGTTGGCGGATAAAGATATGAAACGTTATCTGGAAGAAAAAAAGAAAGAAATTTCCTGGATCCAGCAGTGTGTTCTCCAACGGACGCAGAACGTCATCAAAATAACGGAAGCCATCCTGCAGCTGCAGGCGGATTATTTCTTGGAAAAAGCCTCATCGATGAAACCTATGGCGATGAAAAACATCGCCAAAATAACGGACTTAAGCATTTCGACGGTTAGCAGGGTCGTGAACGACAAATATATGGCGACCCCGAAAGGCATCTTCGAATTGCGCTTTTTCTTCCGGAGCGGTTTTATGAAAGAGGATGATGGGGATCAGGTAGCCATCTCATCCATCGTCATCGAAACCGAAATAAAGGAAATAATCGGCCGCGAAGAAAAGGTAAAACCGGTTTCCGACCAGATGATTGCCGATCATTTCATCGCGCAAGGAATCGACATCTCCCGCAGAACGGTGGCAAAATACCGCATGGGCTTGGGAATACCCTCCAGTTCGAAAAGAAAAAGGACATAA
- a CDS encoding NFACT RNA binding domain-containing protein — translation MSFDGVFTRAMVKELNRDLENGRISKVYQPFQHEIILTIRANRKNKRVLLSAHPSYARIQVINDNLSNPDSAPNFCMVLRKNLEGAYIEDIKQLGNDRIIIFSFRNFDELGDQRQMELIIELMGRHSNIFLIDKQTRMIIDCLKHVPFYQNSFRPLHPGVAYQLPPHQDKANPFEMEKEELASVAATFSDELPLFKSLQGAFQGLGSDSAMEISYYTEQDGLSAADAILAFKQQLDTAIPTLTEESAKKQHFTPFPFRSLPGEKRHYDSLSELLDAYYDEKASRDRINQVASELLHIVNTERKKNQLKLKKLDQTLLETEKADVYRIKGEILTAYLHQMKKGDMEVTLNNFYDDENPITIALNPALTPSQNAQKYFSKYQKLTTAVAYVNEQVEHTHAENEYLESIETLIQLSDPQDLEDIKDELRESGYLKKKYKGKQKKHKTSKPHKFLSSDGTTILIGKNNVQNDQLTLKTAKKSDIWLHTKNIPGSHVIIESNHPSEETLFEAATLAAYYSKFQNSSNVPVDYVAVKNIRKPNGAKPGFVIYEGQKTLYVTPDKELVRTLKAD, via the coding sequence ATGTCTTTTGATGGTGTATTTACACGTGCCATGGTCAAGGAATTGAACCGCGACCTGGAAAACGGCAGGATCAGCAAGGTCTATCAGCCGTTTCAGCACGAAATTATTCTTACCATACGAGCCAATCGGAAAAACAAACGGGTATTGCTGTCAGCTCACCCATCCTACGCTCGGATACAAGTAATCAACGATAACTTATCCAACCCCGATTCCGCGCCCAATTTCTGTATGGTGCTGCGCAAAAATCTGGAGGGTGCCTACATCGAAGACATCAAACAATTGGGCAACGACCGGATCATCATTTTCTCGTTCCGGAATTTCGATGAACTCGGCGACCAACGCCAAATGGAATTGATCATCGAATTGATGGGTCGCCACAGCAACATCTTCCTGATCGATAAGCAAACCAGGATGATCATCGATTGCCTGAAGCATGTGCCGTTTTACCAAAACAGTTTCCGGCCGCTGCATCCAGGCGTCGCCTATCAGTTGCCGCCCCATCAGGACAAAGCGAACCCTTTTGAGATGGAAAAAGAGGAACTGGCATCAGTCGCAGCCACATTTAGCGATGAATTACCGCTGTTCAAATCATTGCAAGGAGCTTTTCAGGGCTTGGGCAGCGATTCCGCAATGGAAATCAGCTACTATACGGAGCAGGATGGATTGTCTGCAGCGGATGCGATTCTCGCGTTTAAACAACAGCTGGACACAGCTATCCCTACATTGACCGAGGAATCCGCAAAGAAACAACATTTTACCCCCTTCCCGTTCCGAAGTCTTCCGGGAGAAAAAAGGCATTACGACAGCCTCAGTGAATTGTTGGACGCCTACTATGATGAAAAAGCATCCCGGGACCGCATCAACCAAGTGGCTTCCGAGCTGCTCCATATCGTCAACACGGAACGCAAGAAGAATCAGCTGAAGCTGAAGAAGCTGGACCAGACGCTGTTGGAGACGGAAAAAGCTGATGTCTACCGGATCAAGGGAGAGATCTTGACGGCCTATCTGCATCAAATGAAAAAAGGCGATATGGAAGTGACGCTCAACAACTTCTACGATGATGAGAATCCGATCACGATTGCTTTGAATCCAGCACTGACCCCTTCCCAGAATGCCCAAAAATACTTTTCCAAATATCAGAAGCTCACCACTGCCGTCGCATACGTGAATGAGCAGGTCGAACATACCCATGCGGAGAACGAATATTTGGAATCCATCGAAACGCTGATCCAACTCTCCGACCCGCAGGACTTGGAGGACATAAAGGACGAGCTGCGCGAATCCGGATATTTGAAGAAAAAGTACAAAGGTAAACAGAAAAAGCACAAAACCAGCAAGCCCCACAAATTCTTGTCATCGGACGGCACGACCATCCTGATCGGAAAGAACAATGTGCAGAACGACCAGCTGACGCTGAAGACGGCAAAAAAATCGGATATTTGGCTGCATACGAAAAACATACCCGGTTCGCATGTCATCATCGAAAGCAATCACCCTTCCGAGGAGACACTCTTTGAAGCGGCGACATTGGCCGCCTATTATTCCAAGTTCCAGAATTCTTCGAACGTCCCTGTCGACTACGTTGCGGTCAAAAACATCCGCAAACCAAACGGCGCAAAACCCGGCTTCGTCATCTACGAAGGGCAAAAAACCCTTTATGTAACGCCGGATAAGGAACTGGTCCGGACGCTGAAGGCCGATTGA
- the pyrE gene encoding orotate phosphoribosyltransferase: MTIAKEVAKSLLDIKAVSLSPQDPFTWASGIRSPIYCDNRVTMSYPAVRKQIAQGLADLIKEKYPDAEVIAGTATAGIPHAAWIADILDLPMVYIRSKAKDHGTGRKIEGKITEGQKMVVVEDLISTGGSVIEASKAAELEGANVLGCVAIFTYELAKGTKNFADAGLAIDTLSNYSTLLEVAHETNYISEEELELLKDWSKDPENWFKG, translated from the coding sequence ATGACGATAGCAAAAGAAGTAGCAAAATCATTATTGGACATCAAAGCAGTGAGCTTAAGCCCTCAGGACCCTTTTACTTGGGCATCAGGCATCAGAAGCCCTATCTATTGCGATAACCGCGTCACCATGAGCTACCCGGCTGTGCGCAAACAGATTGCGCAAGGCTTGGCTGATCTGATCAAAGAAAAATACCCAGATGCAGAAGTGATTGCTGGAACTGCGACTGCAGGCATTCCGCACGCAGCTTGGATCGCTGACATTTTGGACTTGCCGATGGTCTACATCCGCAGCAAAGCGAAAGACCATGGAACAGGCCGCAAAATCGAAGGCAAAATCACCGAAGGCCAAAAAATGGTCGTAGTCGAAGATCTGATTTCAACAGGCGGCAGCGTCATCGAAGCGTCAAAAGCAGCCGAACTGGAAGGCGCAAACGTATTGGGTTGCGTCGCCATCTTCACTTATGAATTGGCTAAAGGAACGAAAAATTTCGCCGATGCCGGCCTTGCGATCGACACATTGTCCAACTACAGCACATTGCTGGAAGTTGCCCACGAAACGAATTACATCTCCGAAGAAGAGTTGGAGTTATTGAAAGACTGGAGTAAAGACCCTGAAAACTGGTTCAAGGGCTAA